Proteins encoded within one genomic window of Hevea brasiliensis isolate MT/VB/25A 57/8 chromosome 8, ASM3005281v1, whole genome shotgun sequence:
- the LOC110645564 gene encoding abscisic acid receptor PYL4, protein MPAAASQQLQRISATTTALPCHKQSQPTVNIWRVPLIWDTSSLPDYVSCYHTRTVGPNQCCSAVVKTINAPVSTVWSVVRRFDNPQAYKHFVKSCHLINGDGDVGTLRQVHVVSGLPAESSTERLEILDDDHHVLSFSMIGGDHRLNNYRSVTTLHASPGENGTVVIESYVVDIPAGNTKEDTCVFADTIVRCNLESLAQISQNMAKNTQIQISSPSSSSS, encoded by the coding sequence ATGCCTGCTGCAGCTTCCCAGCAACTCCAAAGAATCTCCGCCACAACCACCGCTCTACCTTGCCACAAGCAGTCTCAACCCACCGTCAACATATGGCGGGTTCCCCTCATTTGGGATACTTCTTCGCTTCCTGATTACGTTTCTTGCTACCATACTCGCACCGTAGGACCTAACCAGTGCTGCTCCGCTGTCGTCAAGACCATAAATGCACCTGTCTCCACCGTCTGGTCGGTAGTCCGCCGTTTCGATAACCCTCAAGCTTATAAGCACTTTGTCAAGAGCTGTCATCTCATAAACGGCGATGGAGATGTAGGCACACTCCGGCAAGTTCATGTGGTGTCTGGACTTCCTGCTGAGTCAAGCACGGAGAGACTAGAGATTCTTGATGATGATCACCATGTCTTGAGCTTTAGCATGATTGGCGGCGACCACCGGCTAAATAATTACCGGTCAGTGACCACCCTCCACGCTTCTCCAGGTGAAAACGGTACGGTTGTTATTGAATCATACGTAGTTGATATACCGGCAGGAAATACTAAGGAGGATACATGTGTTTTTGCTGATACAATTGTAAGGTGCAACTTGGAATCTTTGGCTC